Proteins encoded within one genomic window of Halocatena marina:
- a CDS encoding acetamidase/formamidase family protein yields the protein MTHHDHGYTVDHRLSDADENIHSVWDNSLDPVLTVEQGDVVRFECRDAVDGQIDVQTTAADVPSVSFDPVHPLTGPVAVEGAQPGDVLAVELLAFQHKGWGYNVFFPGEMDLGLLPEEFSDPGLHIWDLEGDVGHFVNDIDIPLDPFPGVIGVAPEEAGEHDTLPPRSVGGNMDVKHLTAGSTLYLPVAVDDALFSVGDCHAAQGDGEVCVTGVEAPMFVTARFDIRSDMDISQPQFETTGPYTPTGIDEPMYGTTGIDEDLMTATKKAVRQMIEHLHDERGLSRAKAYILCSAIVDLKINEVVDQPNWTVSAYLPESIFPN from the coding sequence ATGACACACCACGATCACGGATACACCGTCGATCATCGACTGAGTGATGCGGACGAAAACATCCACAGTGTGTGGGATAACAGCCTCGATCCGGTCCTCACGGTCGAGCAGGGCGACGTCGTCCGCTTCGAGTGCCGTGACGCCGTGGATGGTCAGATCGATGTACAGACGACAGCTGCGGACGTTCCCAGCGTGAGCTTCGACCCCGTCCATCCACTGACTGGGCCGGTCGCCGTCGAAGGAGCGCAACCGGGTGACGTGCTCGCTGTCGAACTGCTCGCGTTCCAGCACAAGGGGTGGGGATACAACGTATTCTTCCCTGGAGAGATGGATCTCGGATTGCTCCCTGAGGAGTTTTCGGATCCGGGGCTTCACATTTGGGATCTTGAGGGCGACGTGGGACACTTCGTGAACGACATTGACATCCCACTCGATCCATTCCCGGGTGTGATCGGTGTCGCACCAGAGGAGGCGGGTGAACACGACACACTCCCGCCACGTTCGGTCGGGGGCAACATGGATGTGAAACATCTGACGGCTGGCTCGACACTCTACTTACCAGTCGCTGTCGATGATGCGCTCTTTTCAGTCGGAGATTGTCACGCTGCACAGGGAGATGGTGAGGTCTGCGTCACGGGCGTCGAAGCACCGATGTTCGTCACTGCACGCTTCGACATCCGATCAGACATGGATATCAGCCAACCGCAGTTCGAGACGACTGGACCGTACACACCAACCGGGATAGACGAACCGATGTACGGCACAACTGGAATTGATGAGGATCTGATGACAGCTACAAAGAAGGCTGTCCGACAGATGATCGAGCACCTCCACGACGAACGCGGGCTTTCGCGTGCCAAAGCGTATATTCTCTGCTCGGCGATTGTCGACCTCAAAATCAACGAAGTCGTTGACCAACCGAACTGGACGGTTTCGGCGTATCTTCCTGAGAGCATTTTTCCCAACTAA
- a CDS encoding helix-turn-helix domain-containing protein, whose protein sequence is MSTIITVDIPADEFALQETLESVSDIEFEVERVAAHEGDSVTPYIWVTSDVLDQVDEAFENDPSIRHAELLETVDGSWLYRMDWIEKIELITYMLTEEEATVMDAYGREDRWTLRILFPKHDGLSRTNEFCENAELTFTVKTIHEMEANRHGRFGLTEKQHETLQTAIENGFYDIPRSVTIDELAGELDVTHQAISERLRRAHRNLVQDALLLGPPRDAN, encoded by the coding sequence GTGAGCACGATCATAACTGTTGACATTCCCGCCGACGAGTTCGCGCTTCAGGAGACGCTTGAATCTGTTTCTGATATCGAATTCGAAGTCGAGCGTGTGGCCGCACACGAGGGTGACAGCGTGACACCGTATATTTGGGTCACGTCCGATGTCCTCGATCAAGTAGACGAAGCGTTCGAAAATGATCCCAGCATTAGACACGCTGAATTGCTGGAAACGGTCGACGGATCGTGGCTCTATCGCATGGACTGGATTGAGAAAATTGAACTCATTACGTACATGCTGACAGAAGAAGAGGCGACCGTGATGGATGCATACGGACGAGAAGATCGGTGGACGCTTCGAATTCTCTTTCCCAAGCACGATGGACTGTCACGGACCAATGAGTTCTGTGAGAACGCTGAGCTGACATTTACTGTCAAAACAATCCACGAAATGGAGGCTAACCGACATGGTCGCTTCGGGCTGACTGAGAAACAACACGAGACGCTACAGACGGCGATCGAGAACGGATTTTACGACATTCCACGGAGCGTGACCATCGACGAACTCGCGGGCGAACTCGATGTTACTCACCAAGCGATCTCCGAGCGACTCCGACGTGCACATCGAAACCTCGTGCAGGACGCGCTGCTTCTCGGACCACCGAGAGACGCAAACTGA
- a CDS encoding DUF2267 domain-containing protein, whose amino-acid sequence MSVNYEAFIENVESRSDLDSRKEAVTAADATLQTLSQRISRGEATNLAKRLPDELADSVTTDETESAEEFSADVFVERVQTYEQEHTTLDAAHADRHVQAVLESLSEAINRNEWRSVRSQLPSDYGSLYETN is encoded by the coding sequence GTGTCTGTGAATTACGAAGCGTTCATAGAGAACGTCGAGAGCCGGTCAGATCTCGACTCACGAAAGGAAGCAGTGACAGCCGCTGACGCGACGCTACAGACGCTCAGTCAGCGTATTTCTCGGGGAGAAGCAACTAATCTCGCCAAACGACTCCCTGACGAACTCGCCGACTCGGTGACCACAGACGAGACCGAGAGTGCCGAAGAGTTCTCAGCTGATGTATTCGTCGAACGAGTCCAAACCTACGAACAGGAGCACACGACACTCGATGCGGCTCACGCCGATCGACATGTACAGGCGGTCCTCGAAAGCCTCTCAGAAGCGATCAATCGCAACGAATGGCGCAGTGTGCGATCGCAACTGCCATCCGACTATGGATCTCTCTATGAAACGAATTGA
- a CDS encoding DUF4013 domain-containing protein, with translation MLGDAIAFPKAREGWLRTIAVGGLLFVTSVFVLPLLFLLGYSVRVIRTGVAGETTPPTFEKWGDLLVSGLKLFTIQLIYAIVALFSLTFSALCLALLRPELAQAAQTDAQTPEAVSNMQFSAPELTVVLVAYLLLFLIAYVSLAATARFAEEDRFKAAFEFRTVVRTALTSEFFVGFVLFLAVGLVLGTVGIMLSWMIVGLFLIFYTYVVASYLIGRGYGNANKTDNPQTARSGT, from the coding sequence ATGTTGGGTGATGCGATCGCGTTCCCGAAGGCGCGGGAGGGATGGCTACGAACGATCGCAGTCGGCGGATTGTTGTTCGTTACATCGGTTTTCGTGCTGCCGTTACTGTTTCTTCTTGGCTACTCTGTTCGAGTAATCCGGACGGGAGTTGCTGGCGAGACAACGCCACCGACGTTCGAAAAATGGGGTGACCTTCTCGTAAGCGGCTTGAAGCTGTTCACCATACAGCTCATTTACGCGATCGTCGCTCTCTTCAGTCTCACGTTCTCTGCACTCTGTCTCGCACTTCTCCGTCCAGAACTAGCACAAGCGGCCCAAACAGATGCACAGACACCGGAGGCGGTGTCGAATATGCAATTCTCAGCACCTGAACTGACTGTTGTTCTGGTCGCGTATCTTCTTCTCTTCTTGATCGCGTACGTATCACTCGCAGCGACAGCGAGGTTCGCAGAAGAGGACCGATTCAAAGCCGCATTCGAGTTCCGGACCGTCGTTAGAACTGCACTCACGAGCGAATTCTTCGTCGGCTTCGTGCTCTTTCTGGCAGTTGGACTCGTTCTTGGAACGGTCGGTATCATGCTATCGTGGATGATCGTCGGCCTTTTCCTCATATTCTACACATATGTCGTCGCATCCTACCTCATCGGCCGAGGCTACGGGAACGCCAACAAGACAGACAACCCACAGACTGCCCGCAGCGGGACATAA
- a CDS encoding mRNA surveillance protein pelota has translation MRIADRQRVEGGHERITVVPESLDDLWHLSNVLEPGDAVGGDTHRRVRRDDDQLRDTGGEREHMYVTIEVDDVEFARFANRLRVSGTISDCSREDQLGFHHTLNVEENNEIEITKRWKPDQLERLTEAVEASENPDVAIATVEEGAAHVHTVAQYGAEERTSLTGPTGKGEYARSRTELFSELTAVLSRMSVDAIILAGPGFTKQDAYKHIEENAPDLAELITMVDTSSVGDRGVHEVLKRGAVEDVQAETRIAREAELIDQLMQEIAQGAQATYGIDGVAEAAEYGAIETLLVVDDRLREERGGDGKWDRSVNALLETVDQKGGDIVVFSGEFDPGEQLHNLGGIAALLRYRLE, from the coding sequence ATGCGAATCGCCGACCGGCAGCGGGTCGAGGGTGGACACGAGCGTATCACGGTCGTGCCCGAAAGCCTCGACGATCTCTGGCATCTCTCGAATGTTCTTGAACCCGGCGACGCGGTCGGGGGCGACACGCACCGCCGCGTCAGACGCGACGACGACCAGCTTCGGGATACAGGAGGCGAGCGCGAGCACATGTACGTCACGATCGAAGTCGATGATGTCGAATTTGCGCGGTTTGCGAACCGTTTGCGCGTCTCTGGAACCATCTCCGACTGTTCGCGTGAGGACCAGCTCGGTTTCCACCACACGCTGAACGTCGAGGAGAACAACGAGATCGAGATCACGAAGCGGTGGAAGCCCGACCAGCTTGAGCGGCTTACGGAAGCCGTCGAAGCGAGTGAGAACCCAGATGTCGCTATTGCGACCGTCGAGGAGGGAGCGGCTCACGTCCACACAGTCGCCCAGTACGGCGCCGAAGAGCGAACGTCCCTTACTGGCCCAACCGGGAAGGGAGAGTACGCACGGTCACGGACTGAACTCTTCTCCGAACTGACAGCGGTGCTATCGCGGATGAGTGTAGACGCGATTATCCTCGCTGGACCGGGCTTTACGAAACAGGACGCATACAAACACATCGAGGAGAACGCACCTGACCTCGCGGAGCTAATCACGATGGTGGATACGAGTTCGGTGGGTGACCGTGGCGTCCACGAGGTGTTGAAACGGGGCGCGGTCGAAGACGTGCAGGCAGAGACGCGCATCGCTCGCGAGGCCGAACTCATCGATCAGTTGATGCAGGAGATCGCGCAAGGAGCACAGGCGACCTACGGGATCGATGGCGTCGCCGAAGCCGCCGAGTACGGAGCAATTGAGACGCTGCTCGTCGTCGATGATCGCCTGCGCGAAGAGCGCGGCGGTGACGGTAAGTGGGATCGTAGCGTCAACGCGCTCCTCGAAACGGTCGATCAGAAAGGTGGAGATATCGTCGTGTTCTCGGGTGAATTCGATCCCGGTGAACAGTTGCACAACCTCGGAGGAATCGCTGCTCTTCTCCGCTATCGCTTGGAGTGA
- a CDS encoding GNAT family N-acetyltransferase, translating to MPGPIFLEGETITLRPAEEADIEFIQRCMNDPRVWRAALDINPMNRKQGAEFFERVISDADGVQCLVCDGAEPLGIISLTGSQYGPDETVRSRAAELAYWLAPEHHGQGYGSDAAARMIQYAFEDRNLRRVSARSGSFNDASINLLESLGFEHEGTLRQAAWFRGEYHDIHWYGLLREEWQERM from the coding sequence ATGCCAGGACCAATCTTTCTGGAGGGAGAAACGATAACCCTCCGACCGGCAGAAGAAGCAGACATCGAATTCATCCAACGCTGTATGAACGACCCTCGTGTCTGGCGTGCCGCGCTCGATATCAACCCGATGAACCGCAAGCAAGGCGCTGAGTTCTTCGAACGCGTGATCTCAGATGCAGATGGCGTGCAGTGTCTCGTCTGTGACGGTGCGGAACCGCTGGGAATCATCTCACTGACGGGATCCCAGTACGGGCCGGATGAGACGGTTCGATCGCGTGCTGCAGAACTCGCCTACTGGCTCGCGCCCGAACATCACGGCCAAGGGTACGGTTCCGACGCTGCCGCGCGTATGATACAGTACGCGTTCGAGGATCGGAATCTTCGGCGAGTGAGCGCTCGTTCTGGTAGTTTCAACGACGCTTCAATCAATCTGTTAGAGTCGCTGGGATTCGAGCACGAAGGCACACTCCGGCAGGCAGCGTGGTTCCGAGGTGAGTACCACGATATCCACTGGTACGGACTACTCCGCGAGGAGTGGCAAGAGAGAATGTAG
- a CDS encoding MBL fold metallo-hydrolase produces the protein MYVTFLGTGSALPTGERFQTGLLLEPDATSEHTTSTGSERSEPLLVDCGSGVLHALSRTDVGYEGISTVLLTHHHLDHVSDLFPLIKARWLAGEEDLEIVGPPGTDDLVDGLLSVHEYMQDAVDLTVRVIEPGSFSLCGYDVRAMKTRHSMYCLAYRFEENGNVFTFSGDSEAFDDLAAFADGSTLLAHDCSFPDEIDVSNHPTPSQLGETLDGQDIDRVFLTHLYPHTDDRHEAMLDSIGKHYEGEVQFARDGLRVAVRSHD, from the coding sequence ATGTACGTTACGTTCCTCGGAACGGGGAGTGCGCTCCCGACTGGCGAGCGATTCCAGACCGGTCTGTTGCTCGAACCCGACGCCACGAGCGAGCATACCACGTCTACTGGTTCTGAGCGTTCAGAGCCGCTCCTCGTTGACTGTGGGAGCGGTGTGCTCCACGCTCTCTCTCGGACCGATGTCGGCTACGAGGGCATCTCGACCGTCCTCCTCACTCACCACCACCTCGATCATGTCTCGGATCTCTTTCCGCTCATCAAGGCGCGCTGGCTCGCAGGTGAGGAGGACCTCGAGATTGTCGGCCCGCCCGGAACTGACGATCTCGTTGATGGTCTCCTCTCTGTTCACGAGTACATGCAGGATGCGGTCGATCTCACTGTCCGCGTGATCGAGCCGGGATCGTTCTCGCTCTGTGGATACGACGTGCGGGCGATGAAGACGCGACACTCCATGTACTGTCTCGCGTATCGGTTCGAGGAGAATGGTAACGTCTTCACGTTCAGCGGAGATTCGGAGGCATTCGACGATCTGGCAGCGTTCGCCGATGGATCTACTCTGCTCGCACACGACTGCTCGTTTCCCGACGAGATCGACGTATCGAACCATCCGACACCGTCGCAACTCGGAGAAACGCTGGACGGACAGGATATCGACCGCGTGTTCCTCACGCATCTCTACCCGCACACCGACGACCGACACGAAGCGATGCTCGACTCGATCGGCAAACACTACGAAGGTGAGGTTCAGTTCGCGCGTGATGGACTGCGAGTCGCTGTTCGATCACACGATTGA